Proteins encoded in a region of the Eriocheir sinensis breed Jianghai 21 unplaced genomic scaffold, ASM2467909v1 Scaffold512, whole genome shotgun sequence genome:
- the LOC126992882 gene encoding putative nuclease HARBI1, whose translation MPPTNIERRRIARKFLRIQNFPRVIGAIDGTHVAIKAPSVDEALYFNRKRYHSLNIQLVCDADGVILSYCSRFPGSTHDAFVWANSELKQRFQEGEFGDFLLVGDSGYPLEPHLMVPVSNPSTEAENRYNRGHAQTRVIVEQTIGMLKSRFR comes from the exons ATGCCTCCTACAAATATTGAGCGGAGGAGAATTGCTCGGAAGTTTTTAAGGATTCAAAACTTCCCAAGGGTTATTGGAGCCATTGATG GCACCCATGTTGCCATCAAGGCCCCATCTGTAGACGAGGCCCTGTATTTCAACAGGAAAAGGTATCACTCCCTGAACATCCAACTTGTTTGTGATGCTGATGGAGTGATACTCAGTTACTGCTCCAGATTCCCAG GTTCTACACATGACGCCTTCGTGTGGGCCAACTCTGAGCTGAAACAGCGGTTTCAGGAAGGGGAGTTTGGGGACTTCCTGCTTGTTG GTGACAGTGGGTATCCCCTTGAGCCCCATCTCATGGTGCCAGTGAGCAACCCCTCCACTGAAGCGGAGAACCGCTACAACAGGGGGCATGCCCAAACGAGGGTGATTGTTGAGCAGACGATTGGGATGTTGAAGAGTCGCTTTAGGTAA